In one window of Flavobacteriales bacterium TMED191 DNA:
- a CDS encoding type B 50S ribosomal protein L31, producing MKKNIHPDNYRLVVFKDMSNGDTFVTKSCADTKETIKIDGTEYPLIKREISSTSHPFYTGKMKLVDTAGRVDKFYKKFGKSSLSTKTXTX from the coding sequence ATGAAAAAAAATATACATCCAGATAATTATAGATTAGTAGTATTCAAAGATATGTCTAATGGAGACACATTTGTTACTAAGTCTTGTGCTGACACCAAAGAAACTATTAAGATTGATGGGACGGAATACCCTTTAATTAAAAGAGAAATAAGTAGTACATCACATCCTTTTTATACAGGAAAGATGAAGTTAGTTGATACAGCAGGACGTGTTGATAAATTTTACAAAAAATTTGGAAAATCTTCATTATCAACTAAAACAAANACNCANTAG